A genomic window from Streptomyces mirabilis includes:
- a CDS encoding ABC transporter substrate-binding protein, which yields MPNTKLRRLVATSIAVTLGGTALAACGTSDDKSSSESGPVSLTYWSWAPGMDKVTDLWNKGPGKQQKITVTVKKQASGDTLVTKILTAHKAKKAPDLVQAEYQALPTLVSNDALADIAGESKDAKSKFADGVWQQTTLGSDAVYAIPQDIGPMMFYYRQDLFKKYGLTVPTTWEQFAETARALKKKAPDKDLTTFSANDSGLFAGLAQQAGAKWWTASGDKWKVGIDDAATKKVADFWGGLVKEGAIDNQPMYTPSWNKALNTGKQIAWVSAVWAPGTLTTAAPDTKGKWAMAPLPQWDGSTDVTGSWGGSSTAVTTDSQHKAAAAKFATWLNTDPQAVAALAKEGGIYPAATTAQTSDAFSQPPAFFSNQADFYPKAAEIAKTTAPSAWGPNVNVAYTTFNDAFGAAAKDKSDFGTALKKMQDNTVADLKKHGFGVAQ from the coding sequence ATGCCAAACACGAAGCTGCGTCGCCTCGTGGCCACCTCCATCGCCGTCACGCTCGGCGGCACCGCACTCGCCGCCTGCGGCACGTCGGACGACAAGAGCTCGTCCGAGTCGGGCCCCGTGTCCCTGACGTACTGGTCCTGGGCTCCGGGCATGGACAAGGTGACCGACCTCTGGAACAAGGGGCCGGGCAAGCAGCAGAAGATCACGGTCACGGTGAAGAAGCAGGCGTCGGGCGACACGCTGGTCACCAAGATCCTCACCGCGCACAAGGCGAAGAAGGCCCCGGACCTGGTCCAGGCCGAGTACCAGGCGCTGCCGACCCTGGTCAGCAATGACGCGCTCGCCGACATAGCGGGCGAGTCGAAGGACGCGAAGAGCAAGTTCGCCGACGGTGTCTGGCAGCAGACGACCCTGGGCTCGGACGCCGTGTACGCGATCCCGCAGGACATCGGCCCGATGATGTTCTACTACCGCCAGGACCTCTTCAAGAAGTACGGCCTGACGGTTCCCACGACCTGGGAGCAGTTCGCCGAGACGGCCCGCGCGCTGAAGAAGAAGGCTCCGGACAAGGACCTGACGACCTTCTCCGCCAACGACTCCGGCCTCTTCGCGGGTCTCGCCCAGCAGGCGGGCGCCAAGTGGTGGACCGCCTCGGGCGACAAGTGGAAGGTCGGCATCGACGACGCGGCGACGAAGAAGGTCGCCGACTTCTGGGGCGGCCTCGTCAAGGAGGGCGCGATCGACAACCAGCCGATGTACACGCCCTCCTGGAACAAGGCGCTGAACACCGGCAAGCAGATCGCCTGGGTCAGCGCGGTGTGGGCGCCGGGCACCCTCACCACCGCGGCCCCCGACACCAAGGGCAAGTGGGCGATGGCCCCGCTGCCTCAGTGGGACGGCAGCACGGACGTCACCGGCAGCTGGGGCGGCTCCTCGACGGCCGTCACCACGGACTCGCAGCACAAGGCGGCCGCCGCGAAGTTCGCGACCTGGCTGAACACGGACCCGCAGGCGGTGGCCGCGCTGGCGAAGGAGGGCGGCATCTACCCGGCCGCCACCACCGCGCAGACCAGTGACGCCTTCTCCCAGCCGCCGGCGTTCTTCTCCAACCAGGCGGACTTCTACCCGAAGGCCGCGGAGATCGCCAAGACCACCGCGCCCTCCGCCTGGGGCCCGAACGTGAACGTCGCCTACACGACCTTCAATGACGCCTTCGGCGCCGCCGCCAAGGACAAGTCGGACTTCGGTACCGCCCTGAAGAAGATGCAGGACAACACGGTGGCCGACCTCAAGAAGCATGGCTTCGGGGTCGCTCAGTGA
- a CDS encoding carbohydrate ABC transporter permease, giving the protein MTTARRKSYGVKGAPYAFLLPATILFALFFALPIGYALWLSLHKVQVKGLGLGSGARKEVWAGLANYKDALSDSELLSGAVRVLGYGAIVIPVMLGLALLFALMLDTDKVRLAPFTRLAIFLPYAIPGVVAALLWGFLYLPDVSPFYFVLDKLGMPQPNLLDGGPLYLALSNIAVWGGTGFNMIVIYTSLQAIPAEVYEAAKLDGATPLQIALKIKIPMVAPSLVLTFFFSIIATLQVFSEPTTLKPLTNSVSTTWSPLMKVYQDAFGKGDIYSAAAEAAIIAVVTLVLSFGFLRAANSRNKQEAAR; this is encoded by the coding sequence GTGACGACGGCACGTCGGAAGTCGTACGGGGTCAAGGGGGCCCCGTACGCTTTCCTCCTCCCCGCGACGATCCTCTTCGCCCTCTTCTTCGCGCTGCCCATCGGCTACGCGCTCTGGCTGAGCCTGCACAAGGTGCAGGTCAAGGGCCTGGGCCTGGGCTCGGGCGCCCGCAAGGAGGTCTGGGCGGGGCTGGCGAACTACAAGGACGCCCTCTCCGACTCCGAGCTGCTGAGCGGCGCGGTGCGCGTGCTGGGCTACGGCGCCATCGTGATCCCGGTGATGCTGGGCCTCGCACTGCTGTTCGCGCTGATGCTCGACACGGACAAGGTGCGCCTGGCCCCCTTCACCCGGCTCGCGATCTTCCTGCCGTACGCCATTCCCGGCGTCGTCGCCGCGCTGCTGTGGGGCTTCCTGTACCTCCCCGACGTCAGCCCCTTCTACTTCGTCCTCGACAAGCTGGGGATGCCGCAGCCGAACCTTCTGGACGGCGGCCCGCTGTATCTCGCCCTGTCCAACATCGCGGTCTGGGGCGGCACCGGCTTCAACATGATCGTCATCTACACCTCGCTGCAGGCCATCCCGGCCGAGGTGTACGAGGCGGCGAAGCTGGACGGCGCCACGCCCCTGCAGATCGCGCTGAAGATCAAGATCCCGATGGTGGCGCCCTCGCTGGTGCTCACCTTCTTCTTCTCGATCATCGCGACGCTCCAGGTGTTCAGCGAGCCGACCACCCTCAAACCCCTCACCAACTCCGTCTCCACGACCTGGAGTCCGCTGATGAAGGTGTACCAGGACGCCTTCGGCAAGGGCGACATCTACTCGGCCGCCGCGGAGGCGGCGATCATCGCCGTCGTCACCCTCGTCCTGTCCTTCGGCTTCCTGCGGGCCGCGAATTCCCGTAACAAGCAGGAGGCAGCACGATGA
- a CDS encoding carbohydrate ABC transporter permease, producing the protein MSSLAVRKAAPAAGTTPGTAQGPPLRRRIALVPTLTLLLGALYCLLPVAWVLIAATKSGRELFSTFTFLPGSGFTQNVKDLNAYRDGIYWKWMGNSALYAGLGALLSTAVSALSGYALAIYRFRGRETVFGVLMAGVLMPPVILAIPQYLLLAKADLTDSYASVLLPLILSPYGVYLARIYSSAAVPGDVVEAGRMDGASEWRIFTRIALPMMVPGLVTVFLFQFVAVWNNFLLPYIMLSDDEKFPITLGLFTLLEQGSNTPALYTLVITGALLAIVPLIALFLVIQRFWSLDLLSGAVKS; encoded by the coding sequence ATGAGTTCTCTTGCCGTACGCAAGGCCGCACCGGCCGCGGGTACCACCCCCGGCACCGCCCAGGGCCCGCCCCTGCGCCGCCGTATCGCCCTCGTGCCCACCCTGACGCTGCTGCTCGGCGCGCTCTACTGCCTGCTGCCCGTCGCGTGGGTGCTGATCGCGGCGACCAAGTCGGGCCGTGAGCTGTTCTCGACCTTCACGTTCCTGCCGGGCTCCGGCTTCACGCAGAACGTCAAGGACCTCAACGCCTACCGCGACGGGATCTACTGGAAGTGGATGGGCAACTCCGCCCTCTACGCGGGCCTCGGCGCCCTCCTGTCGACGGCCGTCTCGGCGCTCAGCGGCTACGCCCTCGCGATCTACCGCTTCCGCGGCCGCGAAACCGTCTTCGGCGTCCTGATGGCGGGCGTGCTCATGCCGCCCGTGATCCTGGCGATCCCGCAGTACCTGCTGCTGGCGAAGGCGGACCTCACGGACTCGTACGCGTCCGTGCTGCTCCCCCTCATCCTCTCCCCGTACGGCGTCTACCTCGCCCGGATCTACTCCTCCGCGGCCGTGCCCGGTGACGTGGTCGAGGCCGGGCGGATGGACGGGGCGAGCGAGTGGCGGATCTTCACCCGGATCGCGCTGCCGATGATGGTGCCCGGACTGGTGACGGTGTTCCTCTTCCAGTTCGTCGCCGTGTGGAACAACTTCCTGCTGCCGTACATCATGCTCAGCGACGACGAGAAGTTCCCGATCACGCTGGGTCTGTTCACGCTGCTCGAACAGGGCTCCAACACCCCGGCGCTGTACACGCTGGTGATCACCGGCGCGCTGCTCGCGATCGTTCCGCTCATCGCTCTCTTCCTGGTCATCCAGCGATTCTGGAGCCTCGATCTCCTCTCGGGAGCCGTAAAGTCGTGA
- a CDS encoding LacI family DNA-binding transcriptional regulator gives MTMTNAGGRRRPPTIHDVAREAGVSRGTVSRVLNGGHYVSPAAQEAVNAAIRRTGYVVNRHARSLITGRSDSIGFLLTEPQERFFEDPNFNVLLRGCTQALAGHDIPLLLMLAGTEDERRRITRYITAGHVDGVLLVSSHSGDPVAEQLREAGVPLVACGKPIGLGSKVSYVAADDRDGARDMVKHLVSLGRRRIGMVTGPLDTPGGVERLAGYREVLAEAGIEADDRLVASGDYSRASGEAAAEQLLDRAADMDAVFVASDLMAQGVLAALHKAGRRVPEDVAVGGFDDSPAATAVTPALTTIRQPWDRISNEMVRVLLAQIGGDDPAAVILPTELVRRDST, from the coding sequence GTGACCATGACCAACGCGGGCGGCAGGCGCAGACCGCCGACGATCCATGATGTCGCGCGCGAGGCCGGCGTGTCCCGGGGCACGGTGTCGCGGGTGCTCAACGGCGGGCACTACGTGAGCCCGGCGGCACAGGAGGCGGTCAACGCCGCCATCCGCAGAACGGGCTACGTCGTGAACCGGCACGCCCGTTCGCTGATCACCGGCCGCTCCGACTCGATCGGCTTCCTGCTCACCGAACCGCAGGAGAGGTTCTTCGAGGACCCGAACTTCAACGTCCTGCTGCGCGGCTGCACCCAGGCGCTGGCCGGGCACGACATTCCGCTCCTGCTGATGCTCGCGGGCACCGAGGACGAACGGCGGCGCATAACGCGGTACATCACGGCGGGCCACGTCGACGGAGTGCTGCTGGTCTCCAGCCACTCGGGCGACCCGGTCGCCGAGCAGCTGCGTGAGGCGGGCGTGCCGCTGGTCGCCTGCGGCAAGCCCATCGGGCTCGGCTCCAAGGTGAGTTACGTCGCGGCCGACGACCGCGACGGCGCCCGGGACATGGTCAAGCACCTGGTCTCCCTGGGCCGTCGCCGCATCGGGATGGTCACGGGCCCGCTCGACACCCCGGGCGGTGTCGAGCGGCTCGCGGGCTACCGGGAGGTGCTCGCCGAGGCGGGCATCGAGGCCGACGACCGCCTCGTCGCCTCCGGCGACTACAGCCGGGCCAGCGGTGAGGCGGCCGCCGAACAGCTCCTCGACCGCGCCGCGGACATGGACGCGGTGTTCGTCGCCTCCGACCTGATGGCCCAGGGCGTGCTGGCCGCGCTGCACAAGGCCGGCCGCCGGGTCCCGGAGGACGTCGCCGTCGGCGGCTTCGACGACTCCCCCGCCGCCACCGCGGTCACCCCCGCCCTCACCACCATCCGCCAGCCCTGGGACCGCATCAGCAACGAGATGGTGCGGGTGCTGCTCGCCCAGATAGGGGGCGATGACCCGGCGGCGGTGATCCTGCCGACGGAACTGGTACGACGCGACTCGACCTGA
- a CDS encoding VOC family protein, with protein sequence MTAGLKTIVYPVKDLARAKALFGALLGTEPYADTAYYVGFKDSGQDVGLDPNGHAKGMTGPVPYWHVDDIRATLAALLGAGAETLQDVQDVGGGRLIASVKDTDGNLVGLLQDGSGA encoded by the coding sequence ATGACCGCAGGGCTGAAGACCATCGTCTACCCCGTCAAGGACCTCGCACGGGCGAAGGCCCTGTTCGGCGCGTTGCTCGGCACGGAGCCCTACGCGGACACCGCGTACTACGTCGGATTCAAGGACTCCGGGCAGGACGTCGGCCTCGACCCCAACGGTCACGCCAAGGGGATGACCGGACCGGTCCCGTACTGGCACGTCGACGACATCCGGGCGACGTTGGCGGCCCTGCTGGGAGCCGGGGCCGAGACGCTCCAGGACGTCCAGGACGTGGGCGGCGGCAGGCTGATCGCCTCGGTCAAGGACACGGACGGGAACCTCGTCGGGCTCCTCCAGGACGGCTCCGGCGC